Genomic DNA from Filimonas effusa:
TCATGTCCTGCACGACTTTAACAGGGAAAAAGATATGCCTTATCGCGAAAAGCCTGAAGTGCCTAATATCGCTGTACCGAGTTATACTTACGATCTGTTCTCAATTACCGGTGAAGGTACCGGAGGTATGTTCCGCGCCTACAGAGGAGACATAGGTTTTGTGCATGATAACTACCTGTCATCAAAAGATGCTTCCAATCGTTTCAGTATTGACCTGGGAGGTGGTAACCTTGTTCATGGTGGTACCGATTTAAATATTAACCGCGCTACTACGCAAACGGGACCATGGGTGTCTCAGAATACCATGATGGGGGTTGTGGCGCCCCGTAACTCAAGTGCGCTGTTTGAAGCTGCATATTTCCGGAACCCGGGCGATAAAACAGTGAGTTCAAAAGAGTATTTTAATACACTGGGAGGGGATGACCTGGTAACTGTTAAGTTAAAGCAAAATGGCTCAAGTGATCCTGCTATTATTGCTTCTAACTACCTGAGCAGGTATCGTGCTGGCCGCCCCGCTGACGATTTGCTGCTAACACCACAGAATGCGGTTAAGAATAGGAGAGACAAAAGAGCCCAGGTGATCTCTTATCTGACGGCTGCCGATGCCAGTGAGGCTGGATTAGACAAGTATATAGAGAATTACAGGTTAAATAAGTTTTCACTCGCCAACTGCGATGCTGCTGTCGACGTTTCCGAATATGGAGAAGGAATAGGCTTGCAGGCTACCTATTATAAAGGAAAGAATTTTGATGGTAATATATTATTGGAGCGTAACGAGCCTACGATTGGCTTTGCGCATACGTACAAGCTGAAGGATGATGATATGGGTACATTGAACGCATTACCCACAATTATTGATCAAAATAGAAAGAATTTTAGTGCTCGTTGGATCGGCCGTATAAAAGCGCCGGCAACAGGTACCTATGTCTTCACTACCAAGTCGGATGATGGTTCAAGGCTTTATATCAATGACTCTCTCATTCTTAATGATTGGAATTCACACCCGGCCGTCTTAAAAAATAGCGTGCCTTTAAACCTCGAGGCCGGTAAGTTTTATGATATAAGGGTCGAATATTTCCAGGGATCGGAGAAGTTATTGTTTGCACTCGGCTGGACATATCCGGGAAAATCAAAGCTCGAATTAATTCCGGCGCAATACCTGTATCATCGCTCCACAAAAGATACGTTTGCCAATGAAAGGATTGTACTTGAAAAAAGGGTAAACCAGTTCAGGAAGCCATCCCATATATCTCAGATCAATGTATTGAACCCGGATGGAAGGCGTTATGTCTATGGCATACCCGTGTATAATCTGGAACAGAAAGATGTTAGTTTTTCTGTAGATGCTTCAAGAGGTGATAGAACCCGCGGCCTCGTAGGATATAATCCTGATGTTGATGATTCTCCAAACAACAACCAGGGCAAAGAGGCTTACTTCAATAAAGAAGAGATACCTGCTTACGCGCACGGTTTCCTGTTGACAGGTATTCTTTCTCCGGACTATTCCGATTTAACGGGAAATGGTATTACGGAAGATGATCTCGGTACCGCTATAAAATTCAACTATAGTAAGGTGGCTGATATTTATAAGCCATTTGGATGGAGAGCGCCTAATGTACCAGACAGTGCTTCTTATAATGAAGGCTTTCGTACCTACAGCCGGGATGATAAAGGAACTTATTCTTTCGGTACGAAAGAATTATGGTATCTGAACTCTGTTGTGTCTAAAACAATGGTGGCCGTTTTTAAGGTGTCGGACAGATACGATCTCTGGCCTGTGAATCAGCAGGGAAAAAAGGACTTTAGTACACCGATGGCTAAGAAGCTGGACGAAATTAAACTCTACACAAAAGCTGATTTCCAGGAGAAAGGAGAAAGTGCGACTCCTGTAAAAACGGTGCATTTCGAATATACCTATGAGCTGTGCCGTGGTGTAAATCATGGAGGCAAGGATAAAGGACCCTATGCCGATTCCGGTAAACTTACCCTTAAAAAGATCTGGTTTACGTATAATGGTAATAAGAAAAGTAAATTGAATCCTTATTTGTTTTTCTATAAAGGAAAGAATCCCTCCTATAATAACAACGCCGCAGATAGATGGGGTAATTATAAAGATCCTTTACAAAATCCATCATCCACCACAGCCTCAGTAAGAACAAACGCAGAGTATCCTTATGCTTTACAGGACAGCGCTATTGCAGCCGCCAACGCAGCTGCCTGGACTTTAGACTCCATAGCATTACCATCAGGTGGTAAAATGAAAATCACCTATGAAAGTGATGACTATGCTTATGTGCAGGATCGAAGGGCAATGTGTATGTTCCAGGTGGTAGGCTTTTCTGGTAGCAAGCCCACTTCAATGGCGGATGTAAGTGACAAACTGTATGGATCTAAAGATTATATGTATGTGATAGCGAAAGTGCCTAAAGCCGTAAAAACAGAAAACGAAGTCTATAAGGCTTATTTGCAGGGTATCGATAAAGTATATTTTAAACTAAACGTAAAAATGCCGTCAGATCGCTGGGGCAGTGGCGCTGAATACGTTCCTTGTTATGCTGGCGTGGACCTGGCAGGAGGATACGGTGCATTAAATAATAACTATATCTGGTTTAAAGTAAAATCAATAAACGATAATGGGGTCGAAGACGGCGGTAATATTAGCCCGATGGCAAAAGCGGCAATTCAATATCTCCGGTTAAACCTGCCTTCGAAAGCCTATCCCGATTCGGAGGTAATGGACGATTTTGGTGCACTGGAAGCGGTGAAGAATATAGTGGGGCTTGCAGGTGGCCTGATAGATGTGCTCAGGGGATTCGATAACAAAGCCAGAGGCAATAACTGGGCGCAACGAATAGATAACGAACGCTCAGTGGTTCGTTTAAATGCACCTGCATACACTAAGATCGGAGGTGGCCTTCGTGTGAAACGGATTACTATCTATGATAACTGGAATAAGATGAGTAAGGGTAAGAAGGAAGCAACCTATGGACAGGAATATGATTATACTACTGTTATAAAGATAGATGGGGTTGATACACGTATCAGCAGCGGCGTTGCTACTTATGAGCCATTCATTGGGGGAGAAGAAAATCCATTCCGTATGCCGGTTGAATATACCGAACGGGTGTCTGTATTGGCGCCGGTTTCTATGGGGTATACAGAAGAACCTTTAGGTGAAAGCTTTTATCCTTCTCCCGCTGTAGGATATAGTAAGGTACGCGTAAAGTCAATTCATACAGAAAATGTGAGATCTGCTAATGGTTATGAGGAAACCGAATTCTTTACCGCATACGACTTTCCTGCCATCGCATCAAAAACAGTGCTGAACGATAATAAGAAACGTTATTCGCCCACTTTAAGAAATCTTCTTAAGATCGACGCGCGGCACTATCTCGCTGTTACGCAGGGTTTCAGAATAGAACTGAATGATATGCACGGCAAGCTGAAAAGCCAGGCGAGCTACGATAACAAAGGCGATGTTGTCTCTCAAACGATTAACTATTACAAAACTGCATCGTCGGCAGATGGGTATAGAAGGCTTTCAAATACGGTAAATGCTATTTCTCCGTCCGGTGTTATTGATACAGCTGCTTTGATAGGTAAAGAGGTAGAGCTGATGATGGACATGCGTTCGGAAAAAAGCATTTCGGACGG
This window encodes:
- a CDS encoding PA14 domain-containing protein translates to MILFLTCKYKKEIALVFLLVFYSEFVLAAHAMAMRSCRSEAIQYYMSYSGKAAMHCNHAPEITLLPAKAGLAEDAVNELEDNGPSQPEMQAFQAVGANNMVDLFSGDFSYNIPLMDVGGYPINIAYKSGVTMEEDASWTGLGWNINPGTITRNMRGLPDDFSGKQDTIARTISIRDNRTIGGTFGADIELAGNPKQSSGGSDSTKKFWGKIGASIGVFHNTYAGWGMETGLNASINAGRASKGPFSGALSFTNNSQSGYSITPSASFHTKMKAIEADINSCGIFSLSMPYNSRAGLRGIQLSAGLQQWKQIKAENYSASSSFTSLISFATPSYTPTMSYPMTSTQYSFTIKLGGEAFTVHPSGYLSGYESIQKIEAGDKRMTLPAFGYLNAQQAGGNFHVLHDFNREKDMPYREKPEVPNIAVPSYTYDLFSITGEGTGGMFRAYRGDIGFVHDNYLSSKDASNRFSIDLGGGNLVHGGTDLNINRATTQTGPWVSQNTMMGVVAPRNSSALFEAAYFRNPGDKTVSSKEYFNTLGGDDLVTVKLKQNGSSDPAIIASNYLSRYRAGRPADDLLLTPQNAVKNRRDKRAQVISYLTAADASEAGLDKYIENYRLNKFSLANCDAAVDVSEYGEGIGLQATYYKGKNFDGNILLERNEPTIGFAHTYKLKDDDMGTLNALPTIIDQNRKNFSARWIGRIKAPATGTYVFTTKSDDGSRLYINDSLILNDWNSHPAVLKNSVPLNLEAGKFYDIRVEYFQGSEKLLFALGWTYPGKSKLELIPAQYLYHRSTKDTFANERIVLEKRVNQFRKPSHISQINVLNPDGRRYVYGIPVYNLEQKDVSFSVDASRGDRTRGLVGYNPDVDDSPNNNQGKEAYFNKEEIPAYAHGFLLTGILSPDYSDLTGNGITEDDLGTAIKFNYSKVADIYKPFGWRAPNVPDSASYNEGFRTYSRDDKGTYSFGTKELWYLNSVVSKTMVAVFKVSDRYDLWPVNQQGKKDFSTPMAKKLDEIKLYTKADFQEKGESATPVKTVHFEYTYELCRGVNHGGKDKGPYADSGKLTLKKIWFTYNGNKKSKLNPYLFFYKGKNPSYNNNAADRWGNYKDPLQNPSSTTASVRTNAEYPYALQDSAIAAANAAAWTLDSIALPSGGKMKITYESDDYAYVQDRRAMCMFQVVGFSGSKPTSMADVSDKLYGSKDYMYVIAKVPKAVKTENEVYKAYLQGIDKVYFKLNVKMPSDRWGSGAEYVPCYAGVDLAGGYGALNNNYIWFKVKSINDNGVEDGGNISPMAKAAIQYLRLNLPSKAYPDSEVMDDFGALEAVKNIVGLAGGLIDVLRGFDNKARGNNWAQRIDNERSVVRLNAPAYTKIGGGLRVKRITIYDNWNKMSKGKKEATYGQEYDYTTVIKIDGVDTRISSGVATYEPFIGGEENPFRMPVEYTERVSVLAPVSMGYTEEPLGESFYPSPAVGYSKVRVKSIHTENVRSANGYEETEFFTAYDFPAIASKTVLNDNKKRYSPTLRNLLKIDARHYLAVTQGFRIELNDMHGKLKSQASYDNKGDVVSQTINYYKTASSADGYRRLSNTVNAISPSGVIDTAALIGKEVELMMDMRSEKSISDGFNVNVNGDMFAAGIWPVLIPSLLNLFQHEETVFNSIGTTKIIQRYGILDSVLHVEKGSRVSVANMLYDAETGDVLLTRTQNEFKDSIFSFSYPAHWYYEGMSGAYQNIGAVFNKVFIKSGKVVSGLPSADSTFFASGDEVLIGTRQKTGEGNGCDEQFATFPSYITAWVVNANETKGGPKDLYFMKRDGNMVSANSAEIKILRSGRRNIVGSIGAVTSLRCPMVKPDGKTYQLQFNADTKIIDAAASGFRQNWKVGDQLKSRKECAVQ